One Dasypus novemcinctus isolate mDasNov1 chromosome 27, mDasNov1.1.hap2, whole genome shotgun sequence genomic window, CAAATCCAACGATAGATGTGAAAGCACTTTGCAAAGCACAAAATCAGATGGAAGCTAATGCTTTTCTCCTGCTCTGAGTTTTCACCTGGACTGTTCCATTTAATGGGGACCTCTAAGACTTCGCTTCCTCATCTTTAAACTGGGAAGCATCATGCCTAACTCACAGGATCGTTGTGAGAATCCAATGAACTCTCAtacaaatatatttaaggtatctAGCACAGCACACAGTACCTAGAACTAACTCAGTGAGGGTAAGTTATTAAACCTTCCGAGATAAAGATCCTCTCTTTTTGTGTCCCGAGCAGCACCCTGCACAAAACAGAAGTCCAAGAATATACATCCTCTTCTTGGTGACGTTTTGGTGATAGCCATGTTGGTGATGGTTGGTAAGGACTGCTGATGAAGATGGTTTAACATCCTAACCGCACAGGCAGAGCTGGGCTGCTTAGGACCACTGAACACCCAGTAAACCTGAATTTTAAATCTGAATACACTCCTTGAGCCCTGAGCCTTCTCCCCCTCTCTTTCATGGCatgtggggtgagggtgggaggaGGCCTCCAGGCTGGCAAAGGCCCCTTTAAAAATGTACCCGGGCTCCTCCTCTGCCAACCAACTTGCTAAAAATACTACTACAGCAAAAGCTGAAATATTTGCAGAGAAAACTGAATttcctgctgcccccaccccttcACTCAAATGGGTAAAATCCTGACCTCAGAAGACCCCAGATTAGCTCCACCCAAGGCACAGAGCTCCTACTTTCCAGGCCCCTTCTTAGCTTGGAGTTCCTCTGGGGGCTTGAGCTGGGATGTGAGGTTTAGAAAGTGCCGACTGTGAGGAGGGGAAAGCCACAGGTATTGGCCAATAGGTGCCACTGCCTAGCCAAATGCCCCTCCATCTGTGCCCAGATGGATCTGAGTTGGACTCCAGAAGCTTCCTACTATTAATCTTTCCTCCTCGCTTTCGTCCTCTCTGCCTGCCTCGGCTTCTACTCTACATCCGTTCACCTCTGTCCCCCCTGCTGGATGCAGCCCCATCACGGCCATACCCAGCTCCCTCTCTAAGTCAGCCATCAGGAGCCCATCCAATTTCGAGGCCACATAGCTTTTAATAGGTGTGGGGGCTGGTGAATACACTGGAAAGTTTTTGAAATCCAATGCACCAAGGAGGACAAGTGCAGGGTCCAAGCCCAGCCAGTTAATCGATAAATATTCCAAAAGTGCACCTGCACACCCAGGCCAGGGGCCTGGCAGTCTAACATGGGGACTGTCACTTGGCACTGGCTTGCCGAAGACAGAGCCTCCCAGATTAAGGCTGCCTGCTTCTGGAAGCACCGAATTCAGGCATTCCCCCCAGCTCGCCCACTCAAGAATCGGGGGCTCAGGGGCCCACCCAGCCCAGCCTGCTGATGAGCCCTGTCACCTCATCCAGAGAGGGACCCCTCGCCAGGGGAAGTGTGTGACCCTGGTCCCTTCTGTGCATGGTTTGGTGGACGTGTGACAGTGTGCTCAGTGTGTCTCCATGGATATAGGGACAGCACGTGTGTGCGTGCCTTTGGGTCGATGCACCTGTGTCCTTCACATGAAGCCATCTATGTTGCTGCTTCTGCCTCTGGACATTCGAGTCTGTGACTGTCCTTCTCAttcaggtctctgccttcccctctgtgcATCTTCTTCTCACCTTCCAGCCTGCCCATCCCCCAGGGCCGGAGCTGCGGCCAGTCCTGCGTAGGCGCCTCAAGTGGGCTGTTGCTGAAACGGTCGTTGAGGATGGAACTGACAGTTGCCGTGTCTGTTCTCCCCTGAGCCAGTGTTCAGACACACCCTCACCCCACACGAAGGTGTCCTTCGGGGAGAGGGAAGGGCTGTGCTGCCTGTGTGGGAGTGGGGGGCTGTAATGAGCGCCCCCCCTTCAGCTCTGACCAGCAGGAAGAAGGGCCCAGAGGCAGTGCAGCCTGCAGAGTGATGTTGCCTAGCAACTTGGGAGACTTCACTGCAAACTCACCAAATCCCAAATTCCTCGGCTCTAATTCGGGAAGCCCAGAGTCCAGGCCTGATACCACTCTGCCCCCAAATCCCTCTGTTCCTCTGCCCTCTGGATTCTCAAGTCGAAGCCCAGTGAGACTTGACACAACCCAAGGCCCCAGATGTGTCCATCACCCAGGCAAGGACCTGGCTTCCCAGGACATCCAGCCATTTGGAGGAGGTGGGGGCATGGAGGATGTGCCAGAGACAGCTTGGGGAACAGATTGGCAGTTACAATGGTGGGTGGGTCCCAAACACGCTGGGAGAGACACCCCTACACCAGGAGCCCTGGAATCCCAGCCAGCTTCCAGCTCAGCCCGGGGCACAAGCTGCCTAACCCTGTTTCATCCTGAGTGGACTCGGGCATTTCCCTCCCACCCGTTTCCCCTTTGGCAAGCAAAGCATCTGGCCCAAACTTTCAGGTAGGAAGGAAGCCTGCAGCAGCCATGCTATGATTGGCCAGTGAGCTGGGGATGAATTGCCAGGATGAACTTCAGGACCCCCTGCCCCACCCAAACCCACCAGTCGGTCCCTCTCCTTTGCTCAGTCAACACAGCCTGAGTGCAGCCAGCCTGctctgcttccctcctctggGAACTTAGCTGAGGAAGACTCTCTTCCTAGTTTTCTCAGAGGCGAACCATCCTATCCACACATGCCACACTGCCAGTCCAGGTACCCTGATAAGCTGGGGAGAAGTGGCAGGCTGGCTCCTTCTAGATGGTCCTTCCTATCTCCCCTTCTCAGCTTCTCACAAAGCCCACATCCTTCCCCCATCGTGGACCCTAAAAGCATTTCTGATGTTCTCTGCACTTGGGTTTAGGATAGTTTTCTTCTTCCTAGGGACAAGGGCAACGGGTGCTcagttttatgtctttttctgaGGCAGTTGCTCAAGAGGTTAGGGAGGATTGGCTGTGGAGCATACAGAGAGGGTTCTTGCAAGTCTGTATCCGAAGATAAATGCATACAAAACAAGTGAGTAGTGCACACAAGCAATTTTGTCTGTTTGGGAAAGGATAGATGGATAGAGAGATAGttgtagatagatgatagagagatgtaatatatatataacacagaCATCTCGGTAGTGTGATTGCCTGTGTGTGTGCCCATAACAGAGCGTCTGCACTTTTCTGCACAGGGTGTGTGCCCAAGGTCTGTGTGGTTATTTTTGCAGGTTGTGTCTGCAGAATAAACTCGTCTGGGTGTCTGCATGTTGGGAGAAGTGGGCGTTTTAGTGAGCCTGGGGAGTCTCATAAACGGACATGTGCGGCCCGTGAGCTTGTGTGCTTGTGTGCGCCCATCCCAGGGCTGTGGACCCTATTGAACAGGtttctctgggcaatggcaggactGATGAGGGGACTTTTCCCCGCACGTCTCCGTGAGCTCTGCTTTGCGGACTGAGGGGGAGGGAGCTTGGAGGGAGCCATATTTAGGATTCGAGCTCGGTGGtggaaggtgggggaggggaggggggaggggcgcGTGGTTTGCGATcctggggcgggagggggtgCCGTGCCCAGATGCAAGCGTGTTTGCGCCCGGGATGTCGGGAGCCTCCTTCTGCCTGGCAGTCTGCCGCTCAGCAAGCCAGGGGATTGGGCTTGCGAGGATGGGGTGTGTAGGAGGAAAGGATGGAAGTATGTAGGcggaggggctgggggggagcGGGCGGAGGGAGCCCAGGGGGCGTGGCCCTCCCCCCGTTCTCCCCGCCCACCCTGCCAAAGGCGCCTTCTGATTGGCTTCCCGGCCGCGGGGCTCAGGTTACATTCGCGAGCCACGCTGAGCGCGGGAGAGAGGACCGGAGGGGAGAGCCGCAGGTGCCGCGCGGGTCGGCGGGCGCTCCGGAGCCCCAGGGTGCCCACCCAGCCGCAgacacccccgcccccgccctgcgcgaagccccgccccagcccaggACCTCCAGCCCCAGCATGGACTGCTGCACCGTAAGTGACAGGGCCTGAGGGGACTGGCACTCAGCCTGGTCTGGGGCCCGGGGCGCTCGCGAACCCCCTGGGAGACCAGCGAGGTGGGTGCGGAAGACCGAGGAGCAGTGAGGGCTGCCTGCTGAGATGAGGGTGGTGGGTGTCGGCAGGTGCCCGCCTGACTTGGAAATCCTGGGGGGAAAGCTCCCCAGCTCGCGGGGGCGTCTGAGCGACCATCCGCCAGGCAGTGTTGGTAGGACCGGGAACTCGGCAACCTGCTACAGAGCCGGGGTTCGGGTTCTGCAGCACGGGAGCTGCAGGTTAGACGACAAGAGGAACTTCCCCCAGAGAGCCGCTGCAAGCCGTCGCCGGGCGAAGCTGCGGCGACTCCTTTCCCCCTGGCTTTCGTCTCCCACCCGCGTGCTCCATCCCACTGCCGCCGCTGTCAGCGGGCGAGCAAACTAATCCCCAAGACCCTCAGGCAATCGCCTAAGCGGCCTGTGCAACGCAGGGTGGGAGAATCACCAGGCCGTGCTGGTGAGGCAGTAGTGGTGATGGGCAGCCGACAGCCTGGTCAGAGTGGTTCTGGGGAGGGCTTAGACCGGCCCCCAACGCCTTCTCGCTCTGGAGGGGGCTGGATGAAGTGACCGCCGGAGAGCCCTGCTGGTGAGGGAAGGAAGTGTCTGTCATTCGTCAGCGCCCACACTGGAACCTGGATGCAGCGAAAGGAGGTTGCTGTTCAGGTGACTCGGTCTAGTGCAGGACCTGGCCCCAGGCTCATAGAAGTACAGTAAATATCtatgtatataattatatacatacatatttttatatatacatatatttatatatataattatatatacatatataattatatagcCATGGCTACgtataaaattatatacatataaaattatttacacATAGATAATTTTTTAACCCCCACACGTGGAGAAAGATAGTCTACTCCGAACTCCTTGTGTTCCCATTCAGTCAACCCGGGTATGACACGAGAGGTCATACTGCTGGCCTCCTTCACTCCAGGACgtacaacaaaataaatagagTGAGGtctggaaggaaaggaaaacGCTGCTCTAGAAGTGGTGAGATTTCCCTTTTTCAGGGTACCAAGAGGCAGAGAGCACTCAGGGGCAAGTGGTGGTTGTTATGAGGATTTTCTCTTGTGAGTATTGGTAACAGTTGCCAACACGTGAATGCCTACCATGTGGCACTTTATATCTAACCATCGTCAGAATcctgtgaggtaggtattattttccccattttacagatgtgcaaACTGAGGTTTCAAAAGAGTTAAATGATTTGCCCGAGGTGGCAGAGCTGATAAGTACAGCCCTGTCTGAGTCAAATGGTTGTATTTCAACCTCTACTCTAAATATTGACTATGTTTTTCCTCATTATAAAATATGCTCATaatagcaaaggagaaaggtagaGAGAAGTACCAAGGAGAACAATGTCCATCCTCTACCATCCCACCACCTGGAGAAACGTCTTGATGACATAACTCCTTCCCGTCTTTCCCCTCTGCTTGTCATTCTCCAGGAAGTGATTTGGGGttgggaaaggaggaaagggcTCTTGATGGAGGTTCCTGGGCTCCACTGAGGAAGAGCCCCTGGCCTGCGGCAGTGttttataaagtaaataaatggatCGTGGGCGTTCTGGGAGGAGTCGGCagtggggcagagctgggggtggATATTGCTGAGAAGGTAAGAACGGTGGGGAAGGGAAGGTCAGCGGAAGGGAGTGAGAGAGCTAGGGCTCTCAGAAGCTCAGGAGGCACCTGCAGGAGGAATTAGGGTTGGATGTTGGATCCCTGCCCGTAGGTCCTGGTCTGCCATCGACCATGCTCTTGAGAGTCCCGGAAGCCATACTGAGGGACAGCAGGCATGGCAGGAATGAGTGTCCCTGGGGAAAGGAGAGGCTGCCCGTGCAGACAGCGCAGAGGGGAACACACAATCCCCCCCGGTGCCTCTGGACCTGGCGCCCTTCACCTCTGGTCTGCAGGGCCAAAGGGCTGAGCCAGAGAAGGCAACTTGTCAGACTGTGCAGCGCAggtggggaaaaggggaaaggggtgGAGGGCGGAGCACTGGGGCTCAGCGCCTTCGTACCCCATTCTGTGGAAGGCAGGGATTTGGCTCAGCACTGGAAGGGCGCTGGGACACTAGAACAGTGTACATTTGCGGGCTGGAGGCAGGTCCCCCTGTGCTTTGGCTCTGGAGCTCTCCTCACTGACTGCCTAACCTGGTGTTTGGGGAAAACTTCATCCTGCCTTATTGCCTTCTTTCCCCTTAGTAAGGAGGCTCCAACAGAaatgaggaagaagaaaacatccctgcctttttttttttgagatggtgCTGTTGACTCAAATGTTCCAGTCGCTGATTTACGTAGCCACATATGTATGACTTTCTGGCATTCACTTTAAtatgaaaaggcaaaaaataCATTTGGGTGGcatcttattctttcttttgcttaagTCAAGTTAACTTGGTCTAGCTAATTTCATGGAAGTAATTACCTTCCCAGAGCACAGCCTTCTGAGTCCACAGTCACTGGACCGCTTTTGCTATTTATTAGCTGTGCGACATTGGGCAAGTTACAAAACATCTCTGGGACTCTGGTTTCtaaaatgaggattaaatgaggtgatGTGCGCAATGTGCTGAGAACAGGACCTGGCACCTGCAACAAGCAGTCTGCAGCGATAATTCTTAAAGCTCTCAGGTTATGGGACCTGAAGGGGACTTGAATGATGGAGGCCCAATTCTAGTTGTGGCTGAGGAAACCGAGACCCCAGGATGAAGTGACATGCCCAGACAGGACTAGAGGCCATGGCTCCTGCTTTGGGGACCAATGTGCGTTTCTACCTGCACCCCACCTCCCAGATGCCTCTCAGTTCAAAAGGAGCTTTCAGGCACACACCATCAAGCGTTGGCTTTGGAAGGCGCCCACCTAGGCCCCATGCCCTATGAGCTCTTCTCAGCTTCTCATACTCCCTCCAATTCTGGCCATGGCTGGTGGAGCACCCAGCAGCTCTGCCCTGAGAACTGAGTGGAAACAGGGGAGGCCAATTGTGGGGACAAGTGGAGAGTGTGTCGGGGGTGGCTTTGCCTGATGTCCCAGGTTTCCATTCTGGATCCAGATGAAGTGGGTGGCGACAGCAGGGTGTTCACGTGGTTGGGGGAAGATACTCCTTCCCCCATCCGATCCCTCCAGGCCTCCACAGCTGCCGAGGTCAAGGGCAGGAGGTGGGTTGGGAATGTCTTTATTTGGTAGTTATCCCCTTTTGAGGAGAAGCCTCACTCTTCCCTGCTAATGTCCAAAAAAGGCTTAGTTCTGAGATTCATGGAACCCAGAAGAGTTGCTTCTGACCTGGGAAAGACAAAACAAGTGCGTCAGGCCCCATCACACCTTGGCAATTCCTTTTAGATCATTTGTGGGCATAATGCGCAGAAACGGCAGAACTTCGAGGCCCAGGAAACGAGGGCAGCCTTGGGAAGCGTGGTGAGGGTCTGATCACGGGGGCTTGGGCACCTGCAATTTAACGTACGCTCCTGGGGGCCGTGATCCCTGCAGTCCTAGGAGACAGCACAACTTCTAGGAACTGGTGGGGTGGTGGCGGGGTGGGGATGATTGGAACTGAATCACTATTACTAATATGAGACCTTGGTCATCTCATGCCTAAGAGAAAAAGTGAAAGCTGTGAAAGTCTCGGGCAAAAAATAGTGAGGACACATTCCTAGAAGGCAGTGGGCCAGATCAAAGGAGAAATGCCCTTCTATTTCATAGGAgccatccccatccccacccacacTACAACTGTGAGTGACACAGAAAGGTCCAGGGGCCGAGTTCCCCTCTATTCCAGAACTTTGTCTCTGAAATTAATACCATCAGTTCCCAACCCCACTGACTCCGCAGGAGCAAGCTTCAGAGAAACCAAAAACCGAAGCCTACCTTGGGGCACCgcggtgggggtgtgtgggggagTGGTAGGAGTGATTGTTATCAGGGTGAACCATTTGAAAGTATTCTTTGACCACTTTTCATCTacaaaaactatcattattttaaagaatcaCAATAATAGCAACCGTTTATTGAACACCTAGTTTGTGCCAGAAACTTTATGCACATCATGTTTCATCTTCCCCACTACCTAGAGATAGGTATTATTATCCTGATtattcagatgaagaaactaaggcagGAAAAGGTTAGATAACTTGCCAAAGGCCACAGAGTTAGCAAgtcttgatttattttcttgactGCAGTTGCTTATCAGtagggattaaaaaaatatacttcaGACTCTGACATACAAGAGCTTGAATCCCAGGTCCCCTGATAACTATCTGTACGACCCTAACAGGTTTCTGAACACTCTAATCCTCAATTTTACTAGGGATAAACCAAGGTAACACTAAACGGTACATCATAGCTGTGGTGAGGACTAAACAAAATGCCTGTAAAATGCTGTGCTTCCGTGCCTGGAGCCAGGTAAGTGCTTACACGGAAGCTGTTGCCATATTCCTTTCTTCCTCATAGGCACGTCATGGAAAGGGATTCTTGCTCTTGCTTatctttctttgtccttttttggAGTGGAGCCTTTTTTCTGTTGTTCCTTCCAGACCATCTCCTTTCTTCCGACTATGAGTTCATCCTGGGGGcagcagaaaatggagggaaacattCTCGgggcctctctctctctgtggggGGAGGCAGGCTCACTGAGAGATGACCCCATCCTCACCCTAACTCCAGCTTCGAGCTCTAGGGTGATTTCACTCAGGAAGGGGACAGTCCCGCGGATACCTTCCCCCGGGAATCCTGGACTCAGAAGGGGTCCTTCTGACCTGGAGGCAACTCCTGAGGACAGGGCTCCAGGTGTCCCTGCTGCCGTTCTTCTTTGCTACTCCAGACCGCCCCTCTCCACCTTCCAATCAGTTCAGCAGCACCCCTAACTCGGCGGATAGACCCTTGGTCCCCCCCAGGGGGGCTTTCTTGTGGCCCATCCCAGGGTGCATGTCTCTTTCCTGAGTTAGGAATAAAACTGGGTCCACCTGGCCCTGAGCCCTCCTCTCTGCCTGTCGCCGCCCAAGAGAGAGACACAAACACACGCGCGCGCGCACGTGCGCGCGCCCCTGCCTTAGCCCCGCGCGGCGACCGCAGCCCCCTCGTCGCTTCTCTCGCCCCCTCGTCGCTTCTCTCGCCCCCTCGTCGCTTCTCTCACCCCCGCATCGCCCTCGTCTCAGGGCTTTATTCCTAGCCCACCCCCGCGGGGCCTCTCGGGTCTCGGCCCAGTCACCCCAGAAGAACCGCCCCCCCTCCGCTCCACTCCCAGGAGAGCGCCTGCTCCAAGCCGGACGACGACATTCTAGACATCCCTCTGGACGACCCCGGGGCCAACGCCGCCGCTGCCAAAATCCAGGCGAGTTTCCGGGGCCATATGGCGCGGAAGAAGATAAAGAGCGGAGAGCGCGGCCGGAAGGGCCCGGGCCCGGGGGGGCCCGGCGCAGCTGGGGGCGCCCGGGGAGGCGCGGGCGGCGGCCCCAGCGGAGACTAGGCCAGGTGAGCCGGGCGGGCAGCGGAGCCCCGTTTCCCCGCCCCGGGGACGGCTGAGGGctcaccctcctcccacccctcggGAGCCCAGGAAGACcaagggcggggcggggcgtggggacTGGAAATCCGGGACCCTCGGTCGGTGGTGGGCGGAAGGAGGCTGAGGGTGCAACTGGTTCGGGGAGCTCACCTGTTTCTTTCTCCACCATCATTCCCTCCTGTCCCATCCTGGACCGAAGATCTGAGCGTTTTCGAAGGTAATGAACCTCACCCCGAAGCGGCGGGGTGCGAGACCCGAGTGGGAGAAAAGAGGCCTCACGCTCCCAacccctgccctctgcccgcccccaccaccacccGGGTCCGGGAAGACGCACCCTGCCCCCGGGGGTTCTCCGATAGACCGAGACGGGAACACACACCTGGACCGACGCAGACGCAGTCACCCCCCACTTGGCTGCACACGTCGAGCCGAGGGCCACCAACACACCGCTGCGCGCGCACGTCCCTGCCGCGGGGCTCATTTCAGCTCAGTGACTCGCGGGGCGAGGGGCGGTTCTGGGTGGCTGGGGCCTCCGGGCGCTCCCGGCCCAGGTGTCCcggttggggtgggggagaggaagtaCAGGGGGGAGCAGTCCTCAGACCCTCTCTTTCCTCAATTCCCAAGGAGAGGTGGATGCCGCATCCCCTTCGCAGTGACGAGCCTTCCCCGCCGTGCTTGTGATCCCCTCCTTGCCACCAGCGTCCCAGCTTCAGGAGCCCTCCTGCGCCCCTAGAGACTCCATTTGCCAGGCAGGCTCCGTCGCGGAGTCGCAACAGCCGTGCCCGTTCAGTTCTCCCGTCGAGTCTCCATTCGCTCTTCCTCCCCACTCGAGCCGCAAACCCCGCACCCCCAAACCCTCCTCCTTCTGCTCTCCGCCCCTCGTCTCCTCGCCTCAGCATGCAGCTCTGCCTCCGCAGCCTCGGGGCGCTGCCCTGTGCGGGTGCGGAGGGCGCCCAGAGCGACGCCCAAGTATGTTcacttaaaacagaaaaaaaaaaaaaaaaaaaggaaaggaaaaaaaaaaggcctttctTTTCGTTGCGCAGCTAAAGGGGGCGCCCTGCGTCTCTGTGCTGTTCCCGCCCCAGCGTAGCACCAGAACTTTGGATCTGGGTCCAGGACAGAGGGATAGAGTTTTTATAGTGGCTGATATCTTCTTGCTTTGATCGGAAGGGAGGTCCCTATTTTTCACCCCAGCCCTACGCCTGCCTGtaatctcccctcccctctccccagcgcACCCCCAGAGCCGCCTCTCCGGCTCCCTTCCTGTTGATGGAAACGCCGAGTGCCTGGGAGGCTCGGTGGGAGGAGTCTGCAGCGGCCCCGCCCCTTCCCTTGCAGGCCCCGCCTCCGCCGGGCACCTGGGGCTGTGGGGCCGGAAGGTTTTTAATCTCCGTGTGTGCATGTGACCGTACTGGGTTGGAATGTGAACAATAAAGAAGAATGTCCAAGTGTTCAGAGGGTGCCAGAGAGGAGGGAGCTGGGGTACACAGAGCTACCGCTTGGGGCCTGAACAAGTCTCATCTGACCAGACTAAAAAGTTGGGGGGTGCGGGAGGGATGCGGGGCGCTTAAATCGAAACCCACCCTTTGACCCAGCCAAACCTGCCTACAGCATCATCGCTCAGATTTCCAACCCATTCCTTCCCTTACTGGTGCTCTCCTCGGACACCCTAAAGGAATTCGCTCGACCAGcagaaagaagagggagagaataTGGTACCCAAAGTCTTTATTGATAGCCCTCCTCAGACCCCCAGGGATCGGGAGAGAAGTCAGACAATCATAGGAAGCTTGGACTTGGTGGTGGTCACGGTGCTGGCAGACGCGGGCCTCTCCAGGAGCCGGTTGCTAGAATCcgccctcacagatgttggctcAGAAATC contains:
- the NRGN gene encoding neurogranin isoform X2, whose product is MDCCTESACSKPDDDILDIPLDDPGANAAAAKIQASFRGHMARKKIKSGERGRKGPGPGGPGAAGGARGGAGGGPSGD
- the NRGN gene encoding neurogranin isoform X1 produces the protein MLCFRAWSQESACSKPDDDILDIPLDDPGANAAAAKIQASFRGHMARKKIKSGERGRKGPGPGGPGAAGGARGGAGGGPSGD